In a single window of the Anguilla rostrata isolate EN2019 chromosome 4, ASM1855537v3, whole genome shotgun sequence genome:
- the dynlt2b gene encoding dynein light chain Tctex-type protein 2B isoform X2, translated as MEEPDTLEHTYIIRPNYQHKFKVGVVKECIREVLKEQLGGTSYNPQLISTQCRSVADCIKDKLKDLGFDRYKLVVQVVIGEQRGEGVKMAARCFWDADTDGHAQDMFMNDSLFCVAAAFGCFYY; from the exons ATGGAAGAACCTGATACGTTGGAACACACATATATCATCAGGCCGAATTATCAGCACAA GTttaaggtgggggtggtgaaggAATGTATCCGAGAGGTTCTGAAAGAACAGCTTGGAGGCACATCGTATAACCCGCAGCTCATCTCAACGCAGTGTCGTTCAGTTGCTGACTGTATCAAGGACAAACTCAAAG ACCTGGGTTTTGACCGATACAAGCTGGTTGTGCAGGTGGTGATCGGAGAACAGCGAGGAGAAGGAGTTAA GATGGCTGCCCGATGCTTCTGGGATGCTGACACTGATGGCCACGCCCAGGATATGTTCATGAAT GACAGCCTGTTCTGTGTGGCTGCTGCATTTGGCTGCTTCTACTactga
- the LOC135254066 gene encoding 5-hydroxytryptamine receptor 3A-like: protein MKQDHQLLMAVEGSSIPQPDAKSLLTGINNILVSKEIRPVVSLNSPTTVSTSFVLYGILDVEWYIENFSWDSSQCGTERISLPREKLWVPDILINEFMDEDRSPNAPFIYLLNDGHVIDTRPVRVVSSCNLDIYTFPFDVQNCSLTFNSFMLMAADLQLKLGAEAEETLEMSRMALETVGEWELIDITADDTIDEISYELFDEVIYYIILRRRPTMYVVNLLVPSCFLITVDLFSFLLPPQTVDRSSFKMTLILGYTVFLLIMNDLLPITGNRIPLINVFFSICLALMVCSLLETVLITNILCNSSQYPSVPRWIRVIVLQYLARLVCLDHSVMLTSVFLLFPAASVENMEAKPGPNVTAEPQSDDLVLGQLKRLGQDVLAIRQQVEKHLADNETAEDWIQIGNVIDRLLFYLYIFFIIVSFITISVIWIKWYSL, encoded by the exons ATGAAACAGGACCATCAGCTTTTGATGGCTGTGGAAGGTTCATCTATTCCTCAG CCAGATGCAAAGTCCCTTCTTACCGGCATCAATAACATCCTGGTCAGTAAGGAGATTCGGCCAGTCGTCAGCCTGAATTCGCCCACCACCGTCAGCACTTCCTTCGTACTCTATGGAATTCTGGATGTG gAATGGTACATTGAGAACTTCAGCTGGGACTCTTCACAGTGTGGAACAGAAAGAATTTCTTTGCCCAGAGAAAAATTATGGGTCCCAGATATTCTGATCAACGAGTT TATGGACGAAGATCGATCTCCAAACGCTCCTTTCATATACCTGCTAAATGATGGTCATGTGATCGACACGCGCCCTGTCAGAGTGGTCAGCTCCTGCAACCTGGACATCTACACCTTCCCCTTTGATGTGCAGAACTGCTCTCTCACCTTTAACTCCTTCATGCTCATGG CTGCTGATCTTCAGTTGAAACTGGGAGCAGAAGCTGAGGAAACCCTGGAAATGTCCAGGATGGCTCTGGAGACGGTGGGGGAGTGGGAACTGATCGACATCACAGCTGACGACACCATCGATGAAATCTCTTATGAATTATTTGACGAGGTCATCTACTAT ATCATTCTCAGGCGAAGGCCAACAATGTACGTGGTGAACCTGCTGGTGCCCAGCTGCTTCCTCATCACAGTGGACCTCTTCAgcttcctcctgcccccccagaCTGTGGACCGCTCCTCCTTCAAGATGACCCTCATCCTGGGCTACACCGTCTTCCTGCTCATCATGAACGACTTGCTGCCCATCACCGGCAACAGAATCCCCTTAATAA aTGTGTTCTTCTCTATCTGCCTGGCTCTGATGGTGTGTAGTCTCCTGGAGACAGTTCTGATCACCAACATACTGTGCAATTCTAGTCAGTACCCCTCGGTCCCTCGATGGATCCGTGTGATAGTCCTGCAGTACCTGGCCCGACTCGTCTGTCT TGATCACTCAGTAATGCTAACCAGTGTTTTCCTCCTGTTCCCTGCTGCCTCAGTAGAGAATATGGAGGCAAAGCCTGGCCCCAATGTTACTGCAGAGCCTCAGTCCGATGATCTCGTCCTGGGACAACTGAAAAGGCTTGGCCAGGACGTCCTGGCAATCCGTCAGCAAGTGGAGAAACATCTTGCAGATAATGAAACGGCTGAGGACTGGATCCAGATTGGAAACGTCATCGATCGACTTCTGTTCtacctttacattttttttatcattgtcaGTTTCATCACCATTTCCGTGATCTGGATAAAGTGGTACAGCCTGTAG
- the LOC135254065 gene encoding 5-hydroxytryptamine receptor 3A-like has translation MWKIMNCSRPDAESLFVALEEVLGRTALRPVHSLSTPTNVSIELTIFGILGVDEKQQQLATFIWLVLEWEMETVKWDPLQCGASRISLPRTMLWTPDILINEFMDEDTSPDAPYVYLKHTGHVFDDRPVRVVSSCTLDIYAFPFDVQNCSLTFGSYLHVASDIQVALGRNVSDALQESRRVLRAAGEWELLDLTATDSTLHTSHSQYHEVVFYVVLRRRATLYVVNLLVPSCFLITVDLFSFLLPPQSVDRSSFKMTLILGYTVFLLIMNDLLPITGNRTPLINVFFSICLALMVGSLLETVLITNILYSSSQYPSVPRWIRVIVLQYLARLVCLYQKPSNRVTVILNPAAQVPAEKCEAAAGPSVLPGPHELQGPKGNGHSYEQLILQELRRLSADLLAIRLKMDKSQQGSQNAEEWVQIGNVIDRLLFCLYLVFISVSFITIIMIWAHWHNQ, from the exons ATGTGGAAGATAA TGAACTGCTCCCGGCCGGATGCAGAGTCCCTGTTTGTTGCCTTGGAGGAGGTTCTCGGCAGGACTGCCCTCCGACCCGTCCACAGCCTATCAACACCCACTAATGTCAGCATCGAGCTCACAATCTTCGGCATTCTGGGAGTG GATGAAAAGCAACAACAATTGGCAACTTTTATTTGGCTAGTCCTG GAGTGGGAGATGGAGACTGTGAAGTGGGACCCCTTACAGTGTGGAGCCTCCAGAATTTCATTACCCAGAACAATGTTGTGGACCCCAGACATTCTCATCAATGAATT TATGGATGAAGACACATCCCCAGACGCACCCTATGTGTATCTGAAGCACACTGGTCATGTGTTTGACGACCGGCCGGTCAGGGTGGTCAGCTCCTGCACACTGGACATCTACGCCTTTCCCTTTGATGTGCAGAACTGCTCTCTCACCTTCGGTTCCTACTTGCATGTTG CCTCAGACATACAGGTGGCCCTGGGCAGGAATGTGTCGGATGCTCTGCAGGAGTCTCGCAGGGTTCTCCGTGCGGCGGGGGAGTGGGAGCTGCTGGACCTCACGGCCACGGACAGCACCCTCCACACATCCCACTCACAATACCACGAAGTTGTTTTCTAC GTAGTTCTGAGGCGCAGGGCCACCCTGTATGTGGTGAACCTGCTAGTGCCCAGCTGCTTCCTCATCACAGTGGACCTCTTCAgcttcctcctgcccccccagaGTGTGGACCGCTCCTCCTTCAAGATGACCCTCATCCTGGGCTACACCGTCTTCCTGCTCATCATGAACGACCTGCTGCCCATCACCGGCAACAGGACACCCCTGATAA aTGTGTTCTTCTCTATCTGTCTGGCTCTGATGGTGGGTAGTCTCCTGGAGACAGTTCTGATCACCAACATCCTGTACAGTTCCAGTCAGTACCCTTCGGTCCCTCGATGGATTCGTGTGATAGTCCTGCAGTACCTGGCCCGACTCGTCTGTCTGTACCAAAAACCCAGCAACCGTGTCACCGTCATACTCAACCCTGCTGCTCAAG TCCCAGCAGAGAAGTGTGAGGCTGCGGCGGGCCCCTCTGTACTGCCAGGGCCCCATGAGCTGCAGGGGCCCAAAGGGAACGGACACAGCTATGAGCAGCTGATCTTGCAGGAGCTGAGGAGGCTGAGTGCAGACCTGCTGGCCATCCGGCTCAAGATGGATAAAAGCCAGCAAGGCAGTCAGAATGCAGAGGAGTGGGTTCAGATCGGCAACGTCATCGACCGCCTGCTTTTCTGCCTTTACCTAGTCTTCATCAGCGTTAgcttcatcaccatcatcatgaTCTGGGCACACTGGCACAACCAGTAA
- the LOC135252159 gene encoding 5-hydroxytryptamine receptor 3A-like, whose product MSSLWGCLLTAACFLLSAPLNASHLTCRKGHSGPTYESLQTVFDRKPFRPAVNLSNPTITNISFTLYAVLGVNEKQQILTTFLWLRLYWHHEFLVWDPEECDGVSKISLPVTDLWTPDIIVYEFVDDDVSQNCPYVYVNHTGHIRYDRMLRIVSACNLEIYTFPFDIQNCSLTFGSYMHTIKDVRVTPALSFEEISGNSKRYLEASGEWELVIIEGNAGILQFGIDEWDIITFWVVIKRRPILYVVNLLIPSSFLMIIDILSFYLPPHSVDRASFKMTLILGYTVFLLIMNDLLPSTANGTPIIGIYFSVCLALMVISLLETVIITNVLHHNSMKYRPVPRWVQVLVLGYIGRLICYTKPEDEARATPKSESTGPWVSQPCTPAQTPAINGHVSSLGAGLAAPLPSAIPELKQICQDLSLMRSHLTSLQKETERQDEWCHVGYIMDFLLFRIYLLLISLYAMVIICMWCIWFNQ is encoded by the exons ATGAGCAGCCTGTGGGGCTGTCTGCTAACTGCAGCTTGTTTTCTGCTATCTG CGCCTCTGAACGCGAGTCATCTCACCTGCAGAAAGGGTCACAGTGGCCCTACCTACGAGTCCTTACAGACTGTGTTTGACAGGAAGCCTTTCCGTCCTGCAGTGAACCTCAGTAACCCCACCATCACCAACATATCCTTCACTCTGTACGCTGTGCTGGGCGTG AATGAGAAGCAACAGATTCTCACCACCTTCCTCTGGCTTAGACTG TACTGGCATCACGAGTTTCTAGTGTGGGACCCAGAGGAGTGCGATGGAGTCAGCAAgatttcacttcctgtcacagaTCTCTGGACACCTGACATCATTGTTTATGAGTT cgtGGATGATGACGTGTCTCAGAACTGCCCGTACGTCTACGTTAATCACACCGGCCACATCCGCTATGACAGGATGTTACGAATCGTCAGCGCATGCAATCTGGAGATCTATACCTTTCCCTTCGACATCCAGAACTGTTCGCTCACCTTCGGATCCTACATGCACACCA TCAAGGACGTCCGTGTCACTCCGGCCCTGTCCTTTGAGGAAATCTCTGGGAATTCCAAGCGTTACCTGGAGGCCAGTGGGGAATGGGAGCTGGTGATCATCGAAGGCAATGCGGGAATCCTGCAGTTTGGGATTGATGAGTGGGACATCATCACTTTTTGG GTGGTGATAAAGAGGCGGCCTATCCTGTATGTGGTGAATCTGCTGATCCCAAGCTCCTTCCTGATGATCATTGACATCCTGTCCTTCTACCTGCCTCCTCACAGCGTTGACCGCGCCTCCTTCAAGATGACCCTCATCCTGGGCTACACCGTCTTCCTCCTCATCATGAACGACCTGCTGCCCAGCACAGCTAATGGCACACCCATCATTG GAATCTATTTCTCAGTATGTCTGGCTCTCATGGTGATCAGCCTACTGGAGACCGTCATCATCACCAACGTGCTCCACCACAACTCCATGAAGTACCGCCCGGTGCCAAGGTGGGTACAGGTGCTGGTTTTGGGGTACATCGGCCGTCTCATCTGCTACACCAAACCTGAGGATGAAGCACGAGCCACCCCGAAATCTGAGAGCACAGGGCCCTGGGTCTCCCAACCTTGcacaccagcacagaccccaGCCATTAATGGCCACG TGTCCTCCCTGGGAGCAGGATTGGCTGCCCCTCTTCCCTCTGCCATTCCGGAGCTGAAGCAGATCTGCCAGGACCTCAGTCTGATGCGCAGCCATCTTACGTCCCTgcagaaggagacagagagacaggacgAGTGGTGTCACGTGGGCTACATCATGGACTTCCTGCTCTTCCGCATTTATCTGCTGCTAATCTCACTGTACGCCATGGTAATCATCTGCATGTGGTGCATCTGGTTCAACCAGTGA
- the dynlt2b gene encoding dynein light chain Tctex-type protein 2B isoform X1, whose amino-acid sequence MEEPDTLEHTYIIRPNYQHKFKVGVVKECIREVLKEQLGGTSYNPQLISTQCRSVADCIKDKLKDLGFDRYKLVVQVVIGEQRGEGVKMAARCFWDADTDGHAQDMFMNPVLCGCCIWLLLLLSTERAAFSQRRSATGHVCCRMRIIHRQQRSTARRI is encoded by the exons ATGGAAGAACCTGATACGTTGGAACACACATATATCATCAGGCCGAATTATCAGCACAA GTttaaggtgggggtggtgaaggAATGTATCCGAGAGGTTCTGAAAGAACAGCTTGGAGGCACATCGTATAACCCGCAGCTCATCTCAACGCAGTGTCGTTCAGTTGCTGACTGTATCAAGGACAAACTCAAAG ACCTGGGTTTTGACCGATACAAGCTGGTTGTGCAGGTGGTGATCGGAGAACAGCGAGGAGAAGGAGTTAA GATGGCTGCCCGATGCTTCTGGGATGCTGACACTGATGGCCACGCCCAGGATATGTTCATGAAT CCTGTTCTGTGTGGCTGCTGCATTTGGCTGCTTCTACTactgagcacagagagagcgGCTTTCAGCCAGCGACGCAGCGCGACTGGGCATGTCTGCTGCAGAATGCGCATCATCCACAGACAGCAGCGCTCCACAGCACGTCGGATATAA